From the Psychrobacillus sp. FSL K6-4046 genome, one window contains:
- a CDS encoding adenine deaminase C-terminal domain-containing protein translates to MHYPIWKIEHIRHQIEVVNGTKAPDILIKNATYLHSHLKKWISGNIWIVKDRIVYSGSETPLITDETEVYDAAGQKIVPGYIEPHVHPFQLYNPQTFADYASQLGTTTFISDNLILFLMLENKKAFSIMDELKKLPFSFYWWARFDSQTELENEEQLFNSKTVGEWINRPDVIMGGELTGWPRLLSGDDQMLYWLQQAKTKGMKIEGHFPGASEKTLARMRLLGADGDHESMTIEEVERRILHGYAVTLRHSSIRPDLPNLLKDILEKDLRIFDHLMMTTDGSTPSFHTDGVMDKCIQVALDAGVDPVDAYLMASFNVAKYYNLSNLHGVIATGRLATLNFLEDERNPVPIAVLSKGVWLRKDGEKVRGLEEVDWSNMPPLQLDFDLTDSDFQFSMPFGIEMVNDVITKPYSISVDTTDNELSQSHDQSFLLLIDRNGKWKVSTLIKGFATSLMGFASSYSNTGDILLIGKSKKSMMQAFDEMKKMNGGIVIVEDDQVVCSISLPIGGGLSDKPMEELIEEEIVLKRELANRGFKHGDAIYTLLFLQSTHLPYVRVTQKGIFDVMKKKVLFPAVMR, encoded by the coding sequence ATGCATTATCCAATATGGAAAATCGAACACATAAGGCATCAAATAGAAGTGGTTAACGGTACAAAAGCACCCGACATTCTTATTAAGAATGCTACTTACTTACATAGCCATTTAAAAAAGTGGATAAGTGGAAACATTTGGATTGTCAAAGACCGCATCGTTTATTCAGGGTCTGAAACACCTCTCATTACGGATGAGACTGAAGTATACGATGCTGCAGGGCAAAAGATTGTACCTGGTTATATTGAACCCCATGTACATCCATTCCAGCTTTATAATCCACAAACATTTGCAGATTACGCTTCACAGCTTGGAACCACAACATTTATATCAGATAATTTAATCCTTTTCCTGATGCTTGAAAATAAGAAAGCGTTTTCAATAATGGATGAGTTAAAAAAATTACCCTTTTCTTTTTATTGGTGGGCTCGTTTTGATTCCCAAACAGAATTAGAAAATGAGGAGCAGCTTTTTAACTCCAAAACAGTAGGAGAATGGATCAATCGACCGGATGTCATTATGGGTGGTGAGCTGACGGGATGGCCTAGATTACTATCCGGAGATGACCAGATGCTGTATTGGCTTCAGCAGGCTAAAACCAAAGGAATGAAAATCGAAGGACATTTTCCTGGTGCATCCGAGAAAACACTTGCTAGAATGAGATTATTAGGGGCAGACGGTGACCATGAGTCTATGACAATCGAGGAAGTAGAAAGACGGATACTGCATGGTTATGCAGTTACCTTACGTCATTCTTCCATTCGTCCAGATTTACCAAACCTACTAAAGGATATTTTAGAGAAGGATCTACGTATCTTTGATCATTTAATGATGACTACAGATGGTTCGACACCATCTTTTCATACTGACGGTGTAATGGACAAATGTATCCAGGTAGCATTAGATGCAGGTGTAGATCCGGTTGATGCGTACTTGATGGCGTCATTTAACGTTGCAAAGTACTATAATCTTTCAAATTTACATGGTGTTATTGCAACAGGTAGACTTGCAACATTGAATTTTCTAGAGGACGAGCGAAATCCTGTCCCAATCGCCGTTTTATCAAAAGGAGTATGGTTAAGAAAAGACGGAGAAAAAGTTCGTGGATTAGAAGAGGTAGATTGGTCTAATATGCCGCCGCTTCAGCTAGACTTCGATTTAACCGATAGCGATTTTCAATTCTCGATGCCATTTGGTATTGAAATGGTGAATGACGTCATTACTAAGCCTTATTCTATTAGTGTTGATACAACGGACAATGAATTGTCTCAAAGTCACGACCAAAGCTTCCTGCTACTTATAGATAGAAATGGTAAGTGGAAAGTATCTACTTTAATCAAAGGCTTCGCAACGTCCTTAATGGGATTTGCTTCTTCCTATTCGAATACTGGGGATATATTATTGATTGGGAAGAGTAAAAAAAGTATGATGCAGGCCTTTGATGAAATGAAGAAAATGAACGGCGGGATCGTCATTGTAGAAGATGACCAGGTTGTCTGTTCAATCAGTCTTCCAATAGGTGGAGGGCTTTCTGATAAGCCAATGGAAGAGCTTATAGAGGAAGAGATAGTGTTAAAGAGAGAACTAGCTAATAGAGGATTTAAGCATGGGGATGCTATATACACACTGCTGTTTTTACAATCTACTCATTTGCCGTATGTCCGTGTAACTCAAAAAGGGATATTCGATGTGATGAAGAAGAAGGTTTTATTTCCAGCAGTAATGAGGTAG
- the purD gene encoding phosphoribosylamine--glycine ligase, protein MNILVIGSGGREHAIAKQFHLSPSVQKVFVAPGNAGMEKDVQIVPIDTLAFDELAKFAKENKIDLTFVGPEQPLAEGIVDFFEGQGLRIFGPTKAAAQIEGSKTFAKELMDKYKIPTAAYETFTEVDKAKAYIERLGAPIVVKADGLAAGKGVVVAMSVEEATAAVEDMIGNQLFGESSSRVVIEEFLDGEEFSYMSFVHNGAIYPMVIAQDHKRAFDGDEGPNTGGMGAYSPVPQISKDVIETAYQTIVEPTVQAMTAEGYPFTGILYAGLILTKEGPKVIEFNARFGDPETQVVLPRMKSDFGEFMEALMEGTSYHVEWSDEAMLGVVIAAEGYPMNPAKGAVIPNLDYLTEEGLHIFHAGTKLQDGELVANGGRVLLVAGKEATLKAAQQNVYEELSKTEWNGLFYRTDIGWRTFK, encoded by the coding sequence ATGAATATTCTTGTTATTGGTAGTGGAGGGAGAGAACATGCTATTGCTAAGCAGTTCCATCTATCTCCGTCTGTTCAGAAAGTGTTTGTAGCACCTGGGAACGCAGGGATGGAAAAGGACGTTCAAATTGTTCCGATTGATACGTTAGCTTTTGACGAGTTAGCCAAGTTCGCAAAAGAAAACAAGATTGATTTAACGTTTGTCGGACCAGAACAGCCTCTTGCAGAAGGGATTGTAGATTTCTTCGAAGGTCAAGGCTTACGTATATTTGGCCCAACGAAGGCTGCCGCACAAATTGAAGGAAGTAAAACCTTTGCAAAAGAATTAATGGACAAATACAAAATCCCAACAGCTGCTTATGAAACATTTACAGAGGTAGACAAAGCAAAAGCATATATTGAACGTCTTGGAGCTCCAATTGTTGTGAAGGCGGATGGTCTTGCTGCTGGGAAAGGAGTAGTAGTTGCGATGTCGGTTGAAGAGGCGACAGCCGCAGTAGAGGACATGATTGGTAACCAATTGTTTGGAGAATCTTCCTCTCGTGTTGTTATAGAAGAGTTTTTAGATGGAGAAGAATTTTCATATATGTCCTTTGTCCACAACGGAGCTATTTATCCAATGGTAATAGCTCAGGATCATAAACGTGCTTTCGATGGGGATGAAGGCCCGAACACCGGAGGTATGGGTGCATATTCCCCTGTGCCACAAATCTCTAAGGACGTAATAGAGACTGCTTACCAAACGATTGTGGAACCAACCGTTCAAGCAATGACTGCGGAAGGTTATCCTTTCACAGGTATTTTATATGCTGGTCTTATCCTGACAAAGGAAGGTCCAAAAGTTATTGAATTTAATGCTCGTTTTGGAGATCCTGAAACTCAAGTAGTTCTTCCTAGAATGAAGAGTGATTTTGGTGAATTTATGGAAGCGTTGATGGAAGGAACGTCTTATCATGTAGAATGGTCCGACGAGGCAATGTTAGGTGTGGTAATTGCTGCTGAGGGATATCCAATGAATCCGGCAAAGGGTGCAGTGATTCCTAATTTAGATTATTTGACTGAAGAGGGACTACATATATTCCATGCAGGTACGAAGTTGCAGGATGGAGAGCTAGTAGCAAACGGTGGTCGTGTCTTATTAGTAGCGGGAAAAGAAGCAACCTTAAAGGCTGCACAGCAAAATGTCTATGAGGAACTTTCTAAAACAGAGTGGAATGGTTTATTCTATAGAACCGATATTGGTTGGCGAACATTTAAATAA
- the purH gene encoding bifunctional phosphoribosylaminoimidazolecarboxamide formyltransferase/IMP cyclohydrolase has product MSKRALISVSDKSGILEFAKELEQLGYEILSTGGTKSFLEKNGVAITSVDQVTNFPEILDGRVKTLNPMIHGGLLAKHDDPSHQAQLEEHNITPIQVVCVNLYPFRETISKPDVAFEDAIENIDIGGPSMLRSAAKNHQYVTVVTDTTDYEEVLSQLKETGETTIETRRRLAAKVFRHTAAYDALIADYMTNLTGEEFPELLTLTYERKQALRYGENPHQQAAFYKRPLGSDFSIASAKQLHGKELSYNNIQDANAAIQIVKEFELPAAVAVKHMNPCGVGTGNTISEAFQKAYEADSTSIFGGIVALNREVDATTAKTLAGIFLEIIIAPSFSEEAIAMLTAKKNIRLLTISYEQTKKDKWNTVSVEGGLLIQSPDTYGLKDADVRVVTERQPTEEEWKSMTLGWNVVKHVKSNAIVVANEEMTVGVGAGQMNRVGSAKIALEQAGDLAKGASLASDAFFPMNDTVEAAAKAGVTAIIQTGGSVKDQDSIDKANEYGIAMVFTGVRHFKH; this is encoded by the coding sequence GTGTCTAAACGTGCGTTAATCAGTGTATCTGATAAATCAGGAATTCTTGAGTTTGCAAAAGAGCTGGAACAGCTTGGGTATGAAATTTTATCAACTGGAGGTACCAAATCATTTTTAGAGAAAAATGGAGTTGCTATTACCTCTGTTGACCAAGTAACTAATTTTCCAGAGATTTTGGATGGTCGAGTAAAAACATTAAACCCAATGATTCACGGTGGATTACTAGCAAAGCATGATGATCCCTCTCACCAAGCTCAATTAGAAGAACATAACATAACCCCAATCCAAGTGGTTTGCGTAAACCTTTATCCTTTCCGTGAAACTATTTCAAAACCTGATGTAGCATTTGAAGATGCTATTGAAAACATCGATATTGGTGGGCCGTCTATGCTACGCTCAGCAGCTAAAAATCATCAGTATGTAACAGTAGTTACTGATACAACTGATTACGAAGAAGTGTTAAGTCAGCTAAAAGAAACTGGAGAAACTACTATTGAAACACGTCGTAGACTTGCAGCTAAAGTATTCCGTCACACAGCAGCTTATGATGCGTTAATCGCAGATTATATGACAAATCTTACGGGAGAAGAATTCCCTGAGCTATTAACTCTTACATATGAGCGTAAGCAAGCTTTGCGTTATGGAGAAAATCCTCATCAACAGGCTGCATTCTACAAACGCCCACTTGGTTCTGATTTCTCGATCGCATCGGCTAAGCAATTACACGGTAAGGAGCTTTCTTATAACAATATCCAAGATGCAAATGCTGCTATCCAAATTGTTAAGGAATTTGAATTACCAGCTGCAGTTGCTGTGAAGCATATGAATCCATGTGGAGTAGGTACAGGAAACACAATTTCCGAGGCATTCCAAAAAGCTTATGAAGCAGATTCTACATCTATTTTTGGAGGAATTGTGGCTTTAAACCGTGAAGTGGATGCTACTACTGCTAAAACATTAGCAGGCATTTTCTTAGAGATTATTATTGCTCCGTCCTTCTCCGAGGAAGCCATTGCAATGCTAACTGCTAAGAAGAACATTCGTCTTTTAACTATTTCCTATGAGCAAACGAAAAAAGACAAATGGAATACGGTCTCAGTAGAGGGTGGATTATTAATACAATCTCCAGATACTTACGGGTTAAAAGATGCAGATGTTCGAGTAGTTACAGAACGTCAGCCTACAGAGGAAGAATGGAAATCGATGACATTGGGATGGAATGTTGTAAAGCATGTTAAATCTAACGCCATCGTGGTAGCGAATGAAGAAATGACAGTAGGTGTAGGAGCAGGCCAGATGAACCGTGTAGGATCTGCTAAAATTGCTCTTGAACAAGCAGGTGATCTTGCAAAAGGAGCTAGTCTTGCATCAGATGCTTTCTTCCCTATGAATGATACGGTAGAGGCAGCTGCCAAAGCTGGTGTTACAGCAATTATACAAACTGGTGGATCTGTGAAAGACCAAGATTCAATTGATAAAGCAAACGAGTATGGAATTGCGATGGTATTTACTGGCGTGCGCCATTTTAAACATTAA
- the purN gene encoding phosphoribosylglycinamide formyltransferase, translating into MSTGPKFAVFASGSGTNFQAIYDAVRAGKLVGEPVLVVTNRPDAYVVDRAKTVGIETLICKPSDFSTKEAYEQEILNELQELQVEWLVLAGYMRLVGNVLLDAYPNRIVNIHPSLLPAFPGKDAIGQAMEHGVKVTGVTVHLVDAGMDTGPILSQCAVEVVADDREKTEERIHAVEHELYVKALQQLWS; encoded by the coding sequence ATGAGTACAGGTCCAAAGTTTGCCGTCTTCGCTTCAGGAAGCGGCACTAATTTTCAAGCAATCTATGATGCGGTTAGGGCGGGTAAGCTGGTAGGTGAACCCGTCTTAGTTGTAACAAACAGACCAGATGCATATGTTGTGGATCGTGCAAAGACAGTAGGAATTGAAACGCTAATATGTAAGCCATCCGATTTTTCTACAAAGGAAGCTTATGAGCAGGAAATTTTAAACGAATTACAAGAGTTACAGGTAGAATGGCTAGTGCTTGCTGGTTACATGAGATTGGTTGGCAATGTGTTACTGGATGCATATCCGAATCGTATAGTTAATATTCATCCTTCCTTGTTACCCGCCTTCCCTGGAAAAGACGCTATCGGTCAAGCGATGGAGCATGGAGTGAAGGTTACAGGAGTTACTGTACATTTAGTAGATGCTGGCATGGACACTGGACCTATATTATCTCAATGTGCAGTAGAGGTTGTTGCTGATGACCGAGAGAAGACTGAGGAAAGAATTCATGCAGTAGAGCATGAATTATACGTAAAGGCCTTGCAACAGCTGTGGAGCTAG
- the purM gene encoding phosphoribosylformylglycinamidine cyclo-ligase, with protein MSKAYEKAGVNIEAGYEAVERMKSHVERTARKGIMGTFGGFGGMFDLSSLNYKEPVLISGTDGVGTKLKLAFMMDSHDTIGIDCVAMCVNDIVAQGAEPLFFLDYVAVGKAVPTRIEQIVKGVADGCVQSGAALIGGETAEMPGLYEENEYDLAGFAVGACEKAKIVTGEQISEGDVLVGIASSGVHSNGYSLVRKIVFEEQGYTANTIVEGFEDLGEIGKALLTPTKIYAKPVMELHQQLNIHGMAHVTGGGFYENLPRMMPEGLATEIDLGSWEVLPIFQFLKEKGQLTDRDLYNVFNMGIGFVLALTEEEAEKAIAIAETHGEKAYTIGRVVKGEGVLFNGTHDGSLV; from the coding sequence ATGTCAAAAGCATATGAAAAAGCTGGTGTAAATATTGAAGCTGGCTATGAAGCAGTTGAACGCATGAAATCACATGTCGAACGTACAGCTAGAAAAGGAATCATGGGTACTTTTGGTGGCTTTGGAGGAATGTTCGACTTATCTTCTTTAAATTATAAAGAACCAGTCTTAATCTCTGGGACTGATGGTGTAGGAACAAAGCTTAAGCTTGCCTTTATGATGGACAGTCACGACACAATTGGTATCGATTGTGTTGCTATGTGTGTAAATGACATCGTTGCACAAGGAGCAGAGCCTTTATTCTTCTTAGATTATGTAGCGGTAGGTAAGGCAGTACCGACTCGTATCGAACAAATTGTAAAGGGCGTTGCAGATGGATGTGTTCAGTCTGGTGCAGCCTTAATAGGCGGAGAAACGGCAGAAATGCCAGGGCTTTATGAAGAGAATGAGTACGATTTAGCGGGGTTTGCTGTTGGTGCTTGTGAAAAAGCAAAAATAGTAACAGGTGAGCAGATTAGTGAAGGAGATGTATTAGTTGGTATAGCCTCTAGTGGTGTTCATTCCAATGGATATTCTCTTGTACGTAAAATAGTATTTGAAGAGCAAGGGTATACAGCAAATACGATAGTGGAGGGTTTTGAGGACCTTGGAGAAATTGGCAAGGCTCTCTTAACTCCTACTAAGATTTATGCAAAACCAGTAATGGAGTTACATCAGCAATTAAACATCCATGGTATGGCGCATGTAACTGGCGGAGGGTTCTATGAAAACCTTCCACGGATGATGCCTGAAGGGTTGGCAACTGAAATAGATCTTGGTTCTTGGGAAGTGCTACCGATATTCCAATTCCTCAAGGAAAAGGGGCAGCTGACTGATAGAGATCTTTATAATGTATTTAATATGGGAATTGGCTTTGTACTAGCTTTAACTGAGGAAGAGGCAGAAAAGGCGATTGCTATAGCTGAGACTCATGGAGAAAAAGCATACACAATCGGTCGTGTGGTAAAAGGGGAAGGCGTACTATTCAACGGAACACATGACGGGAGTTTAGTGTAA
- the purF gene encoding amidophosphoribosyltransferase produces the protein MLAELRGLNEECGVFGIWGHTQPAAMSYYGLHALQHRGQEGAGIVVTDGKSLRAVKGEGLVNDVFNNGKLEQLEGHSAIAHVRYATAGGSGLENVQPLLFNSTTGSLAIAHNGNIVNATRLKRNLEQQGSIFQTTSDTEVLAHLLKKSKLPSFEERAKQSLRLLEGAFAFIILTEDGMLVAQDPQGMRPLSLGKLDDAWVVASETSAFDLIGAELVRSIHPGELLIINDEGCRSERYIEKKDRAICTMEYVYFSRPDSDIDGINIHMARKRLGKQLANEVFIDADVVTGVPDSSISAAIGFSESTGIPYELGLIKNRYVGRTFIQPSQDLRERGVKMKLSPVRQVVKGKRVVMVDDSIVRGTTSRRIVNMLKEAGATEVHVVISSPPLKNPCFYGIDISSDSELIAANNSIEEMRELIGADSLSFLSVEGMVEAIGRPDGEKNCGHCLACFTGEYPTDIFPDTKLPHEKELVR, from the coding sequence ATGCTTGCTGAACTCAGAGGCTTAAACGAAGAATGTGGTGTGTTTGGTATTTGGGGTCACACCCAGCCAGCGGCCATGAGTTATTATGGACTGCATGCATTACAGCACCGTGGACAGGAGGGTGCAGGGATCGTTGTAACCGATGGCAAATCCTTACGCGCCGTAAAAGGCGAAGGCCTTGTGAATGACGTGTTTAATAATGGAAAGCTGGAGCAGCTGGAAGGGCACTCGGCTATTGCTCATGTTCGTTATGCAACAGCAGGAGGATCTGGACTAGAGAATGTACAGCCTTTACTATTCAATTCTACGACAGGCAGCTTAGCCATTGCGCACAATGGTAACATCGTCAATGCTACTCGTTTGAAGCGTAACCTAGAGCAGCAAGGAAGTATTTTTCAAACGACTTCAGATACAGAAGTGCTTGCTCACTTATTAAAAAAGAGTAAATTACCCTCCTTTGAAGAGCGTGCAAAGCAATCTCTTCGATTACTAGAAGGAGCCTTTGCCTTCATCATTCTGACCGAGGATGGCATGCTAGTCGCACAGGATCCGCAAGGCATGCGTCCTCTTTCCCTAGGGAAATTAGACGATGCTTGGGTAGTAGCTTCTGAAACAAGTGCCTTCGATTTAATCGGAGCAGAGCTAGTACGCTCTATCCATCCAGGAGAGCTATTAATTATTAATGACGAAGGTTGTCGTTCGGAACGTTATATTGAAAAAAAGGACCGTGCGATATGTACAATGGAGTATGTCTACTTTTCTCGCCCGGACTCTGATATAGATGGCATAAATATTCATATGGCAAGAAAGCGTTTAGGAAAGCAACTAGCAAATGAAGTATTCATCGATGCAGATGTGGTAACAGGTGTCCCAGACTCCAGTATTTCTGCAGCAATAGGATTTTCAGAATCAACGGGTATTCCGTATGAGCTAGGTCTGATCAAAAACCGTTATGTTGGCCGAACGTTTATCCAGCCATCGCAGGACTTGCGTGAGCGTGGAGTTAAGATGAAGCTATCACCAGTTCGTCAAGTCGTGAAAGGCAAGCGTGTTGTTATGGTTGATGACTCTATCGTTCGTGGAACTACCTCTAGAAGAATTGTAAATATGCTAAAGGAGGCAGGAGCGACAGAGGTTCACGTAGTTATTAGTTCTCCTCCTTTAAAGAATCCGTGCTTTTATGGGATAGATATTAGTTCTGATTCTGAACTGATTGCAGCAAATAATTCTATTGAAGAAATGCGTGAATTGATTGGTGCAGATTCCCTTTCCTTCTTATCGGTGGAGGGAATGGTAGAAGCGATTGGCAGACCAGACGGTGAAAAAAATTGTGGTCATTGCTTAGCCTGCTTTACTGGAGAATACCCGACAGATATATTTCCAGACACAAAATTACCACATGAAAAAGAGCTTGTTCGATAG
- the purL gene encoding phosphoribosylformylglycinamidine synthase subunit PurL, producing MSVMLEPNAEQIKEQKLYAQMGMSDEEFAMVEKILGRLPNYTETGLFSVMWSEHCSYKNSKPVLRKFPTKGPQVLQGPGEGAGIVDIGDGQAVVFKMESHNHPSAIEPYQGAATGVGGIIRDVFSMGARPIAMLNSLRFGELKTPRVKYLFEEVVAGIAGYGNCIGIPTVGGEIQFDDCYEGNPLVNAMCVGLINHEDIQKGIAAGEGNTVMYAGAKTGRDGIHGATFASEELTEASEEKRPAVQVGDPFMEKLLLEACLEVIKSDAIIGIQDMGAAGLTSSSAEMASKAGHGVEMNLDFVPQRETGMTAYEMMLSESQERMLIVVKKGREEEIVEVFEKYGLDCVAVGKVTNDKMLRLLHNGEIVAEVPADALAEEAPVYHKPSKIPAYYTAFQAMENKEPVVTDYNETLLKLLQQPTIASKEWVYDQYDYQVRTSTVVTPGSDAAVVRVRGTNKGLAMTTDCNSRYIYLDPVAGGKIAVAEAARNVVCSGAKPLAITDCLNFGNPENPEIFWQLDQSAEGIAAACIALDSPVIGGNVSLYNERSGTAVYPTPTIGLVGLVEDLAHVTTQFVKQAGDLVYLIGDTKTEFGGSELQKLVEGRIFGQAPSIDLEVEAARQQALLSAIQAGLVQSAHDIAEGGFAVALAEKAFGAKGLGVEVTVQGSAVTTLFSESQSRFIVTIKPEDADQFEAIVEDAVKIGQVTDTNNLVISQENGTTWISGSVDEFRSAWKGAIPCLLNSEA from the coding sequence ATGTCAGTCATGCTTGAACCGAATGCGGAGCAGATTAAAGAACAAAAGCTATATGCTCAAATGGGAATGTCCGATGAAGAATTTGCGATGGTGGAAAAAATCCTAGGAAGACTGCCTAATTATACAGAGACTGGTTTATTCTCTGTTATGTGGTCGGAGCACTGCTCTTATAAAAATTCTAAGCCAGTTCTACGTAAATTCCCTACAAAGGGACCTCAAGTTTTACAAGGGCCAGGAGAGGGTGCAGGTATTGTCGACATTGGTGATGGGCAGGCTGTAGTTTTTAAAATGGAATCGCATAACCATCCCTCTGCAATCGAGCCTTATCAAGGAGCTGCAACAGGAGTAGGCGGAATTATTCGAGATGTCTTTTCAATGGGAGCACGTCCAATTGCTATGTTAAATTCTTTGCGATTTGGTGAACTAAAAACACCACGCGTTAAATATTTGTTTGAAGAAGTAGTGGCAGGTATTGCTGGCTATGGTAACTGTATTGGTATTCCAACAGTTGGCGGAGAAATTCAGTTTGATGACTGTTACGAGGGTAACCCACTAGTAAATGCTATGTGTGTCGGTTTAATCAACCATGAGGATATCCAAAAAGGAATAGCAGCTGGTGAAGGTAATACAGTGATGTATGCTGGAGCAAAAACAGGACGTGATGGAATTCATGGTGCGACATTCGCCTCGGAAGAATTGACGGAAGCTTCTGAAGAAAAGCGTCCTGCAGTTCAAGTAGGGGATCCATTTATGGAAAAGCTTTTATTAGAAGCATGTCTAGAGGTTATTAAATCGGATGCAATTATCGGGATTCAAGACATGGGAGCAGCTGGTTTAACTTCTTCCTCGGCAGAAATGGCTTCAAAAGCTGGGCACGGAGTAGAGATGAACTTAGACTTTGTTCCACAGCGCGAAACTGGTATGACTGCCTATGAAATGATGCTATCTGAATCACAGGAACGCATGCTAATTGTTGTTAAAAAGGGCCGTGAAGAAGAAATCGTTGAGGTTTTTGAAAAGTATGGTCTAGATTGTGTTGCTGTAGGTAAGGTAACAAATGATAAAATGCTTCGCCTTCTTCATAATGGCGAGATTGTAGCCGAGGTTCCAGCAGATGCACTTGCTGAGGAAGCACCGGTTTATCATAAGCCTTCTAAAATTCCTGCTTATTACACAGCATTCCAAGCTATGGAAAACAAAGAACCTGTAGTAACGGACTATAACGAAACGCTTTTAAAGCTTCTTCAACAGCCTACAATTGCTTCAAAGGAATGGGTGTACGATCAATATGACTATCAGGTTAGAACTAGTACAGTAGTTACTCCTGGTTCCGATGCAGCAGTTGTACGTGTTCGTGGGACAAATAAAGGCCTTGCTATGACGACAGATTGCAACTCTCGCTATATTTATTTAGATCCAGTAGCCGGAGGGAAAATTGCAGTGGCAGAGGCAGCTCGTAATGTAGTGTGTTCAGGAGCTAAGCCATTGGCAATTACTGATTGTCTGAATTTCGGTAACCCTGAAAACCCGGAAATCTTCTGGCAGTTAGATCAGTCAGCAGAAGGGATAGCTGCTGCTTGTATCGCCTTAGACTCACCGGTAATTGGAGGAAATGTGTCCCTTTATAATGAAAGAAGTGGAACAGCCGTTTATCCAACACCAACCATTGGTCTTGTAGGATTAGTAGAGGATTTGGCTCATGTAACAACTCAATTTGTTAAGCAAGCGGGAGATCTCGTTTATTTGATTGGTGACACTAAAACAGAATTCGGTGGATCGGAGCTACAAAAATTAGTAGAAGGTCGCATTTTTGGTCAAGCACCTTCCATTGATTTAGAGGTAGAAGCAGCTCGCCAACAAGCCTTATTATCAGCTATTCAAGCTGGTTTAGTACAGTCAGCCCACGATATCGCAGAGGGTGGTTTTGCAGTAGCATTAGCTGAAAAAGCATTTGGCGCTAAAGGTCTTGGAGTAGAAGTGACGGTTCAAGGTTCTGCAGTAACGACTTTATTTAGTGAATCGCAATCCCGTTTCATCGTGACGATCAAGCCAGAGGATGCTGATCAGTTTGAAGCAATTGTAGAAGATGCTGTGAAAATTGGCCAGGTAACTGATACAAATAATCTAGTAATCTCTCAAGAAAACGGAACTACATGGATCAGCGGTTCTGTTGACGAATTCCGTTCCGCTTGGAAAGGAGCCATACCATGCTTGCTGAACTCAGAGGCTTAA
- the purQ gene encoding phosphoribosylformylglycinamidine synthase subunit PurQ, with the protein MKFAVIVFPGSNCDLDMYHAIKDELGEEVEYVWHDEKDLSKFDAILLPGGFSYGDYLRCGAISRFSNIMSEVVKAAEAGKPVLGVCNGFQVLTEAGLLPGALLRNKDLKFMCRTVDLRVVNNETQFTSAYKKNDVIQIPIAHGEGNYYCDELTLMSLKENNQIVFTYASDNPNGSIEDIAGIVNERGNVLGMMPHPERAVSEMMGGSDGLALFKSILKQWRESHVSHA; encoded by the coding sequence ATGAAGTTCGCTGTCATCGTATTTCCAGGATCCAATTGTGATTTAGATATGTACCATGCGATTAAAGATGAGCTTGGCGAAGAAGTAGAATACGTTTGGCATGATGAGAAGGATTTAAGCAAATTTGATGCCATTTTACTGCCAGGTGGGTTCTCTTATGGTGACTACCTACGTTGTGGTGCCATTTCTCGCTTCTCAAATATTATGTCTGAAGTGGTGAAGGCTGCAGAAGCTGGTAAGCCAGTTCTAGGTGTTTGTAATGGATTTCAAGTGCTGACAGAGGCTGGCCTTTTACCAGGTGCCTTATTGCGCAACAAAGACTTAAAGTTTATGTGTCGCACGGTTGACTTAAGAGTAGTAAATAATGAAACCCAATTTACCTCTGCTTATAAGAAGAATGATGTGATTCAGATCCCGATTGCCCACGGAGAAGGTAATTATTATTGTGATGAATTAACATTGATGTCACTAAAGGAAAACAACCAAATTGTCTTTACCTATGCTTCTGACAATCCAAATGGAAGCATAGAAGATATTGCAGGTATTGTAAACGAAAGAGGAAATGTACTTGGGATGATGCCTCACCCAGAGCGCGCTGTAAGCGAAATGATGGGTGGAAGTGATGGATTAGCATTATTCAAATCTATTTTGAAACAGTGGAGGGAATCTCATGTCAGTCATGCTTGA